The Corvus cornix cornix isolate S_Up_H32 chromosome 26, ASM73873v5, whole genome shotgun sequence nucleotide sequence GTTTTGGTACCCTCAGAGGGTGTTTAATGTCTTTGTGCCCAAAATAACACCCTGAAAACTTCTGAGGGAAAGAGGCTGCGTTGGGACGGGCCCCACCAGGCCTCACCAGGTGGATTTTTGCATTTTGGCTCCCTCCCTGATGACACAAAAATATTCTCAAGCCAACAAGAAAGATGCTTGAACTGAGAATCTGgccacaaaaataaatgtggcCTGAAACAGAAAGTTCCTGGTGTTGGGGCAGCTGTTTCCCCCTCAGACCTTTGAGAATTCTCTGTTTCCAAACCCTCCCACGGATGTGTCCGATCCCAATCCCACAGAGACCCTGGAGAGGCAAAATCCCTCTGGGTGTAATTCGAGCTCCACTCTTCTTCCAATTTcctctatttatttattgtttctgtAGCAAATTTCACCTGCAGCCCAATTTTAGCCATAAACCCAACATTTATTCTTCCAATTCTCACTTTCAGGAGCTCTcgcagctgctcccagcctgacTTTTGGAGTCACAGCTGTCCCTTTTTGGTGCAAGATTTTGAAGCAACATTAGGCTCCCTGGAATTTTTCTTGTCCTAAAAACTGGGGGTTTTAGGCTGTTGAAGGCTTCACTTTTGTATTCCTGGTGGACACCGTGGTTCATCTCCACTTAATTCTTtctaaccagaaaaaaaatgatgtgtGAGGCACTTTCCCACTCCTGAAATGTGAAGGACTCAGCCTTGCTCGTAGGagataaaatttcttttattatgaacataaaaattacaattttcattccactttttttttttttcctcccctacCCAGCGAgggatttttctccttgaagaaacaaaaaaaagttaaaaaaagataaaactttTGGATATATACAAACATATACAGGGTGTGTCTGTACATTTGTCATTCTGTACAAGCAAGGCACCAGCAGAAGTGACAATGGCACACACAGAGGGGGTTTTCTGagatttaatttcagattttttggCAGGAACATCTccattttcattgaaaatgaagagcttctttttattttcctcctcccttggtgatgggggaagagggaggatCCTTTTAACTGCATGGAGGTGAACTTGGGATTCTTGGAAGGTTGGACCAAACCACAGGAGTCTTTTCTCAAGGATATTTAACCCatattttgccaaaaaaaatgctgaaggaaaatgaaagcaaacccCTCCAGAACCCAGCCAATAATGACAACACTcccataaaaataaaggaaataaaagggtGAAATAAagcaggggggaaaaatccCCAACTTCTGCTGATAAAAACACGTATTTGAGAGCTGATAAAATGCAAGAAGTGTGATCACTGCTGCCATCAGTGCAGCTTTGTTCCATTTTCCAGCTTCCAAAGAAACAGGGGGGAAAGGCAGGAACTCTCCAAGGATTTGAGCTGTGTGGAAAACAACAATGAACTGCAAAGGAGCCCGAAGCAGCTGTGACAGGAAAATGCtctcagagcagggcagggtaAACACCACCACACTTGAGAGGTTTCCAgtccccagggcagctgcaaGGTGGGAATAAAATGTCCTTGGAGCTCTCTGTATTTACACTTCACTCCTTTACCAACACCTTCAGGttacaaaagaaaagatttgtttgctttcaccGGCCAAGAATGCAAAAGGAAGAACCTCCCTGGGAGTTTTCTCTTTGTTAATACACAATCCTTGGATTTAAGGGTTGATGGAAGTTCCTCTTCCAGCCTTCCAGGCACCGACACACACACGATGCCTTTGTGTTCTGCTGGGAAGTGGGAGCAGGAAAAttccctgtgtcccacagcTCCAAATCCAAGCCCTGTGTCCTCCAGCTCTTCAGAAAATGAATCCTCACCACCGTGGAAACCAAAGTCCCCCAGACAATTCCCAGGTGGCTTTCCTGGACCATCCCAGcgagcagagggaagagggagccCTGGGAAGCAGGATGGGAGTGGAGCTGACCATGCAGAGAGatccctcctcagctggattGCCTCTCCTGACCCCTCCTCTGTGGTTCTCTGAGCAGCCACAGGAATTCCAGCTCCTCACCCCTCCTCTGTGGTTCTCTGAGCAGCCACAGGAATTCCAGCTCCCCCCTCACTTCTTCCTGCGGATTTTGGGTTTCTTCACGGGCCGCAGGTAGGGATTGTCGATGACGTTCTCCTCCCCgttcctgctgcctgccagggagctgttctgctgcagcactgaggtgTTCTCCTTCTCGGGTCCGGAATCATCCTGGCACAGTcaaaaacaagaataaaaaaccAAAGTCAGGCTTAGAAATCCTtctgcccacagaagctgtggctgccccatccctggaagtgtctgaggccaggctggagcaccctgggataggggaaggtgtccctgcccatgggataAGATTTTTATGGTCCCTCTCATCCCAAAGGATTCCAGGATTCCAAGTTCGAGCCCCAGAACCTGTGGGCAGGAGGGATAATCAACAGCCAAGCACACAAGGAGCTGCATTAAAGGCCAGGCCTCCTGGTTTCTAACACAAGAAAATCCCTTGGGAAGCTGGGATCCAGGGAGAACTCTCTTCCCTGACACTGAAATTCGGGATGTACTgaaagctcctgctccagcctcgTTCTGCACTGAactctgcagggagctgaagAGCCAGGACAATGTTTAGATCCAGTTCCCATTTCCCAAGAGACAAAGCCAGGTTTTCCTAAGCTCAAGAACCCTGACAGTGTTTAGAtccatttcccatttcccaggaaaCAGAGCCAGgttttccaggctgaagaacCACAATGATTTTAGTTGCCATTTCCCACCCACTCTGCCCATTTCCCAGGAATCAGAGCCAGAATTCCATGCTCAAGACCCCTGACAATGTTCAGCTCCActtcccatttcccaggaaTCAAAGCCAGAATTCCAAGCTCAAGACCCCTGACAATGTTCAGCTCCActtcccatttcccaggaaTCAAAGCCAGAATTCCAAGCTCAAGACCCCTGACAATGTTCAGCTCCACTTCCCGTTTCCCAGGAGGCACATCCAggtttcccagctgcaggaatggCCCCCAGGAGCCCCCCCAGGGTGGCCCTACCGTGCTCATGTGCAGCGGGAGGTTCTCGGTGTCCGTCTGCTCGTCCTGCTCCGAGGAATCCGTCTCCTCcatctgctgcatttccagctcggaggggagcagagctgtcaggTAGGGCACAGTGAAAGGCCTGGCAGCAATCACTGGGATTTGGGAGAAGAGGACACACAGTCAGGAAGCTGGGAGAAAATTCCTCCCCTCAAAAATGAAGCACAAAGTTATAGAGATCGAACATTTCGCTGCTTCTGGGTTTGGACACgcttccttttcctgctgttcccaaggaTCAGGAAGGAAATCCTGATCCCTAAAAGATGGCAGTCTCTACTTCCCAATTTTCTGGAGCCTCTTTATGTTTCCAGCCAAGGACACAGCAGTGTTCCAACACAAAAATTCCTTCCTGAGCTCCACCATAAAATCCCAATTATCTGGGAAGTTGGGTTCCCCTTAAGGGAAGCTGTCAGAGAGCCTTGGCAAAGTGGGAATTCtcaccactgctctgcaggcagagagacaggaaaatttccagcagcaggaaaatggcagagagaagaaattccTTGTTCAGGTTACAGGAGGTGGAGCCAGGATTGGGATGAGCTTTGGATTCAGCCCCTCTCAGCCTTCACCAGGAGATAAAAGGGAGCTTTGAGGAGTTTAGGAGCagctttctggttttcctccccatttgaacccccaaatccctccttTCCCGACCTTCCAGCACCTCAGCAGGGCAAACACCACAGGACAATTCCCAAACCCTACAGGGGAGGGGAAGCAGGGATGCAAAATGATGGAATCACTGACGTGGGAATGTGCTGACATCATCCTTGAAGAGGCTCTGGGTCTCTCCAGTCTTGGCCATGAACCGTGTGAGGGCCCTTTCCACGTCCCTCCGTTGGGAAGCCGCCTTTTCCCGCAGCACCTGGTAGTCAGACACCGGCTCCCGGTAggtctggagcagggaaagaaagggatggagcagctccacTTCCAAATATCACATggatggaggagctgcaggctctgctcttCAGTATCCACGGGTTTTTGGAGAGTTACAGAggtccagcaggcaggaatccAGGGATTTtgtgctgggaagggtctggggGAAGGTAATGGGATGGACCAGGGAGTGGATAATGGGATGGGCCAGGGATTCTGAACTGGGAAGGGTCTGGGAGCAGGTAATGGGATGGACCAGGGAGTGGATAATGGGATGGGCCAGGGATTCTGAACTGGGAAGGGTCTGGGAGCAGGTAATGGGAAGGATCCCATCCCAAGGGATGTTCACAACCCACAAGCAAGGAATATTCTAAGCcaggaaaagcagtattttggaTAAATGGCACCAGCACTGCAGTAAAAAAGCACCACTCCTGGAGTTCTGGACTTCAAACAGATCCCAACCAGCACAAAAATCAGGCAGAAATCCTGGGATTCTGCCTGATGTCTGAATGCCAAGGGATGCCCACAACCCACAAAGAAGGACTATTTTAAGCcaggaaaagcaatattttgGATAAATGGCACTGCAGTAAAACCACCCCGCTCCTGGACTTCACACAGACCtcaaacagcacagaaatgttgttttcaCTCACCGGTGTCTTGATGTAAGTGTGAGGATCTGGGAATTCCGGGAAATGGCCGGGAATGTGGGGCGGATGAGGCTTGTTCTGCCCAGCTGTCAGGGCCTTGGGAGTCACGGGCTGGTTTGtcactggagctgcagtgggaaacCACGGGAATCAGGGAATTCCTCCCGCCCAGGCTCACCCCAAAGCGCTGTGAGCCCATCCCAGACTCCATCCAAGGGATGGAGCACATCCCACGAGCTTGGGATTGGCATCCCAGAAGGCAAAAGGATCCCTTGgcccctctgtcctgcagcaAAACCACCCTGAAGGCTCCCCCGAGTGACTGAGGTCCCTTCACCTCCTGCAGTGTCACCACAGGAGCCCTGAATTCCTGGCATCATCCCTCAGAAAGCTCATCAGGAGCtctctggaaggcagcagagaagaaTTCCAAACTATTCCCAGCTCCCCACGTACGGGCAGTGATCACCATCCTCTGGGAACGCTTGGCATAGGCGGGAAGAGTTTCCACATTGAACCCTGgaagacagaagagagaaacaggAATCACTCCAGGAGTTTTTCTCCTGTCCAAATTCCCCTCTCTCCAGAATTTTTCCAACAGCTCCAAATTaaacaagaaggaaaaccacGAGCAGTGGGTGTCCACAGCAGCGGGCACCACCCAAATCCCAGATTCAGGGGCAGATTTCCCGATGCAAAAGGTGGGAAGAGTGGGAAGAGGGAGCTGCTCACCCATTTCCACGAGGGTCACCACGATATCCGAGAGTGTGGGCTGGGTCCTGGCTGTGTGCTCGCAGTAGGACTTGGCACTCCTCCCAATTTCCGAAATATCTGCGGGATAAAACCACCACCCGTTTAATTTGCAGTGATCACACATCTgtggcagctccagggatgggaatttGCAACAAATTTagcaaggaatgaaaaagaacCCCTGGAATGGAGCACTTTGCAGGCTGGGtgtttaaagatgaaaaaatcaCTGTTTGCCACAAGGGCAAAATGCAAATCTGCAtctaaaacatgaaaaaaaaccccagaattgGATCATTTCTCGATTTCAGAACAATCTGTAGGTGAGGCTTTCAACAACACCCACAcgggaaggagcagagctgctccacgAGAGCCTTCATGAACCAAATATCTGGAATTTTGTTTATTCCAGCAacatggagctcctgggagTATCTAATGAGCAACCactcagtaaaaaaaatacagatttctgaGCTGGGATAAACAGAAATCCACAGAAATCTGCACCTCcagtgctgtgctccagccACCAACCCAACCTCCTCCTTTTCACAACGCCCTCAGCAACGATAAAACCGGGATCAAACCCCTCTGGAATCCCAGGGGAATCCTTGGATGAGCCATTGGGGGCACTCACAGCTCTGGATCATCTCGGTGAGAGTCTCCACCGCGGCTTTCTCGGCGCTCTCGAAGCCGGCCTCGGTGAGCAGCGAGCTGACCACCACCTGCAGCGTCCGGCGCCGTGCCAGGTGGTAATTGTCCGCAGGGGTGCCCGCCTGCTTGCTGCCTGCCCGCTGGAATTTCGGGAATGGTGCGTTAGGAGATGGGGAAAGGCATCTTGGAACCCGCCAGGAGAAGCGAGCAAGCAGGGCTGGCCCCAGAGCGGCTGGAAGGGAcacgggatgggatgggatgggatgggatccatgggatgggatgggatccatgggatgggattcatgggatggatgggatgggatccatgggatgggatggggatgggatccatgggatgggatggggatgggatccatgggatgggatgggatccaggGGATCCATGGGATAGGACaggatccatgggatgggatccatgggatggatggggatgggatccatgggatgggatgggatgggatgggaaacgggatgggatgggatgggatgggatgggatgggatgggatccatgggatgggatccatgggatgggatggggatgggatccatgggatgggatgggattggaTGAGATGcatgggatggaatgggatgggatgggatgggatccatgggatgggatccatgggatgggatgggattggatgggatgggatccatgggatgggatggatgggatgggatccatgggatgggatgggatggatgggatgggatgggatgggatgggatgggatccatgggatgggatgggatgggatgggatgggatccatgggatgggatggggtgggatgggatgggatgggatgggatgggatgggatccatgggatgggatgggatccatgggatgggatgggattggaTGAGATgcatgggatgggatccatgggatgggataggatgCAATGGGATgcaatgggatgggatgggatgggatccatgggatgggatccatgggatgggatgggattggaTGAGAtgcatgggatgggatgggatgggattggatgggatgggatccatgggatgggatgggtgggatccatgggatgggatgggatgggatccatgggatgggatgggatgggatccatgggatgggatgggatgggatggatgggatgggatgggatggtgTAGGAACTCAGAGtgccaagaatatttctctgcctgtttttaagggttcttacccccctgaacaacactgttttaatCTCCAGCCTTGGAAGAAATTACCAATggtcagacaagaactagaaaatgcagtggtgtgaattaggtgatagactacgATGTGAGATTGgcacagggtgaaaaatttagaggttttgggcttctctttgtagtaaatagataagagtaaaaaatatcaaaaaaatatcaaaattctccttcttctactactccatattctgcagtaaaagtagtttgggatgactggatagagaattccacagttcctgcccgtgttactgaagaattggtaggaaagtgaaaataatgtacgtttttagtaactattggttaaaatatctttaaaaggctgtgtaaatcttgataggGAGgcctcactcctgcttttctgtgctctgtgctgtacctgggtcacgctggtggctctgttcctctgataagacttcataaacaactatctggaagcattgaaactcaaggaaaagtctgggtttatctttgaaactccttgcaaggacttttcagcaaattctctcccatcaggagggacttgatttatggcacggttCCATTTCCAGGTAATGGAAGGGCTtgggagcagggactgggaaGGGTCACAGAGCAGGGGGAAGGAAcatggagcaggggctgggaaggggctgggagcaaATAATGGGATCGGGCTGGGAGAAGATAAAAGGAAAGgtctgggagcagggggaaggggCATGGAGCAGGGATTGGGATGGgccagggaagagcagctcctgggaagggTCTGGGAGTAGGTAATGGGAAGGGacatggagcagggagtgggaaggggctgggagaaggggctgggaagggtccaggagcagctggaagggacatgGAGCAAGGAGTGGGAAGGATCTGGGAGAAGGGACTGGGAAGGGTCTAAAGAAGGGACTGGGAAGggtccaggagcagctggaagggacatggagcagggagtgggaagggTCTGGGAGTAGGTAATGGGACAGGACTGGGAGAAGGGACTGGGAAGGAACATGGGAAGGGTCAGGGAAGCAGAtgctgggaagggtctgggagcagggactggaAAAGGTTTGGGAGCAGGTAATGGGAAGGGTCTGGGAGCAAATAATGGGAATGGAGCAGGAGCACACTCCTGtacattcacacacacacatgggCATGtttgtacatatatatacacacacatatatagatatatacacatatatatatttttacacaCATGTCCTTATAGAACCTCCTCAGACACTTTTGGGACGCGGCCCCTTTAAGGACTCACCCCCGCactccccgccccgcccccgcaGCCAATCCGAGCGCACCATCCTCAGCCAATCAAAGCCCGCCTCCCCTCAGGCCCTCCGGCCAATCAGCGCCTCCCTTTCTCCACCCGCCGCCTCCGCGCTCCGCGGCCGGGCCGAGAGCTCCTCCGAGCCCCGGAGGAATCGGGCGCtgccgccccgcccggccccgcccggggATTCGCCACCGCGGCCCCACGCCCCGGGGATGAGCCGCCGTTACCGTGCCGGAGCCTCCGGACGCTGTGTCAGCCATCTTGGAGCCATATGGAGCTGTGCGCATGCGTCAGgtgcggcggggcgggggaggcGGGAGCGCGCGGCATTGTGGGAGCTGTAGTGCAGGTGGAGCGGAACGCGGGGCGTTGTGGGAGTTGTAATGCGGAGGCGGGGCAACATCTGGATCCTCCCGCCCCTCACATGTGGATGCCGAGGGGGTGGGACGAGATGAGATTTATGGTCCCGTCCATCCCAAACCGTTCCGGGGTtccacagggcacagggaccgCGGGGATTTTGCCAAGTCGGCGAAGTGTCCGTGGACATCCTGATTTATGACATCCTTAGAGCTCGTTAATTCCGGGATGTCCTTGAGCCAGGGATGTACCTGTGCCTGCTCCACTGATTAACTCTCCTTTCTCACTGATTAGGCTCGAAAGCGCACAAAGACCCGACCTCAAAGAACATCCTGCCTTGAGATAACCATGATTTATTTTGCAACAAGGACCACAAACCTCCTGTCACAGCACCACGTTCCCACTTGGAAATGATTCACTAAAACCCCTCTGAAAGCCCCGTAACCATGGGAACAGCGAGGGTTTCCTGTTGAAAGCCCTGTGTACCCTGAGCTGCACCTCGGTGTACCCGAGATCAAAGCTCTGCTGTCCCCGAAGTGTTTGGGGAGGCCAGAACAGGAAAccaccaggctgcagctcccacccctCGCTTCCTGTTCTAGCACACGTGTGGGACAGCCAGAACGCTCTGAGAGCCAATTGCTGAGCGTCAGAGAGGGGCGAAAAGCGATGTAAACAACAGCTGCCACGCCGGGAATTAAAGGTCCTGGGGCTGGATGGAAACACGGCTCCCTCACGCTGCTGGGTTtcccctgcaggagcagcaaaatccatgaaaaagcagggaaatgagGAGGCACGGGGAGGTGGAGCTGGATTGTTCCAAGCTGAAGCGAAGGAAACTTCTGGAGCAGCAAAGGTAGGAGGAGAAGGGGTGTGTGGGCTGACAAGGTGCTGTTGAGGGCAATCTCCTGCCTTTTGTGCTCTGGATTGTGCCAAGGATGTTGAATGTTCCTTGGGATGGATTTCTGGGGATCTGGCTGTGGTTTCCCTGCGGGAATTCCCTGCGGGAATTCCCTGTGGGTGTTGTGCGTGCCAGGGGTGGGGGACACGAGGGTCACCCCAGAGTGGGCTCAGGACATGGAGAGATGGAAACAACCAATCctagactggtttgggtgggaaaggaacttaaagctcatcccattccaccccctgccatgggcagggacaccttcccctatcccagaTGGCTccgagccccatccaacctggcctgggacacttccagggatccaggggccCTGCAGTGGCTTtgagagcagctgggacagggggGACCAGCACAAAGGAGCCTTTGCTGAATGTCCAGGAATgtcactgggagctgctgaggcacctggaatgctgtgtccagttctgggccctcaTGGCAAGagggacatggaggggctggagaatgtccagggaaggagagggagatggggaagggtTTGGAGAATCCTGGGGGAGCTGAGGGGGGCTCAGCccggagaaaaggaggctccaggggaattcctggctctgcacaggtccctggcaggagggggcagccgagggggatttgggatcttatcccagggaacagggacaggaggagagggaacggcctcaggctgggccaggggaggctcagggtggagatcagcaggaatttcctcatggaaaggcttggaaagggctgcccagggaggtttggagtgcccatccctggaggtgtcacCTGGACGTGGCACTGAGTGCTCAGGGTGGGGATCGGGCACAGCTCGGACTCGATGATCCCGGAGGGattttccaacctcaacaatgccatgattttatgattctacgAATCCAATTTGAAAGGGACAGAATTTGGAAGCAAAACCCTGCTGGCACCTTGTGTCCATCCCTGTTCCATGAGTGCTCCCATCTGGGATTTAGATTCCATTTTCCCACAGGCACAGAGAGTGGGGAGGAGTTTCCAGGATGCCAAACACCTCTCAGGGTGCAAATTCCAGTGGGGaattttccagaggaaagcCGTTTTAATCTCCTGTCCCTGAAATCCCACTGTGGCTTCCCAGAGATGTGCTTTGGATGGGGTTGGAGAAAAGGATCTTGTGTGGTTGgttccctccctctttcccaggaTTTCCTGGCTGCGCCAGCCCCGCTGCCAGCAGAGGGCACGTTGGGACCGCGAGATTCTGATTTTTGAGCCGCTTCCTTCAGAACCCAAATCACCAGCGCTGAATTAATGCCGATTTTCACCCCTCAGCTGTGAGGATCCCCCAAAAAATCCACCCAAACCCACCCTGCTCCCTCTTGATACTGAAAACTCCTCTGAGCCCCCCCAAATTCCTTGGATAACCAGATCggaggggttttggggtgcagTTTGACAGTGACAAACACTTGATGTGctccagaagctgctgctgggctaGGAGGGAATAAACGGAATTTCTGggaatgtttggggtttttttccccatgtggACATTGGGTTGTGCCTTGCAGGAATGAGAACTCCAACATGGAGAGTTTAAAGCCATGGGACTGttggtttttatattttatttggagTTTTGAGCCATTTTTTTTATACTTGAGCAATCTTATTTGTTTGCTAAAGTGTTATTCTTGGCAGTTGGTGGATATTAAAGACTCTGGAAGTGAAAGTCTTGGAGTTTTCTCCCTGGATTTGTtatttggaagaggaaaatctGATCCAGAAAGGAATTCCCAGCGAGGTGTGGGGATGTGGATGAGCTCTGAGTAGTCCCAGCTGGAACTGAGACTTCTTCCAAAGATGCCACAGGCACAGAGAGTGGGGAAAAGCTTCCAGGATACCAAACACCTCTCAGGGTGGGAGTTGGGATATTCCAGGGGGGaatttttccagaggaaaactTGGAGAGGTTTATCCAAACCTCTAAATAACCACGGGGGAGAAGCCGCCTGCGCTGGGGGCTCTTTGATCCcaaaaattccagctgctgggaatgcagggcagcaggaagtAAACAGGGAACTGGgctcctcagggctgcagcGTTCTCCCAGATATCCAGCTCCACCACAAAACTCTTTGGAGAGTGTTGGAATTCATCCCCAGGATGAGCTGGGGGGTTCACAGCCAcccctggcaggcaggagacCCTTCCCAGGTATTCCCAGGGAATCCTGTGTGGCGTGGACACCCTTTCTGGAAGTCCTGCTCCATGAGGATGAGCCTGCAGCAGATCCCAGGAGCTGTCTCTGGCCAGATTGGAATATCAGAgatctttcctgcttttttcccaggatttgATGGATATTTGCtttgggctttttattttttatttatgtcaaATCT carries:
- the TAF8 gene encoding transcription initiation factor TFIID subunit 8 is translated as MRTAPYGSKMADTASGGSGTRAGSKQAGTPADNYHLARRRTLQVVVSSLLTEAGFESAEKAAVETLTEMIQSYISEIGRSAKSYCEHTARTQPTLSDIVVTLVEMGFNVETLPAYAKRSQRMVITAPPVTNQPVTPKALTAGQNKPHPPHIPGHFPEFPDPHTYIKTPTYREPVSDYQVLREKAASQRRDVERALTRFMAKTGETQSLFKDDVSTFPLIAARPFTVPYLTALLPSELEMQQMEETDSSEQDEQTDTENLPLHMSTDDSGPEKENTSVLQQNSSLAGSRNGEENVIDNPYLRPVKKPKIRRKK